Genomic window (Staphylococcus debuckii):
TTGTAGGCACTGGAGAGCTTGGCAAAATCTCCTGTTCTAATAAAAGATTGATGAGTGTAGACTTCCCTGCTGAAAAGTGCCCCACAAAAGTGAGTGTAAATTGATTTAAATATACTTTTTTAATCACTTGATTAATGATATGTACTAAATCTTCGTGGTTAGACTTTTCTACTTCTTTTTTTAATTTATATAAAATATCTAATTGGTTCGTACTAGACATATATGTTGTTCCCCTTTTTCAATAACGTTGTATTAATTGTATAACAAATGAGACAGACTCTAAAGGATAATTATTTCGGCTGTGCTTAAAAATAAAAAGAGAGTGGACGACGAAATAATTTTAATAACTATTATTTCGATCCCACTCTCTCGAAGTGCATTATACCGCTGGATTTTTATCTTTTTTCATTTGAATATATCTAGAAATACAATAAATGATAATACCTGCCCAAATAAAGATAAAGGTAATTAATTGGTTGGTATTAAATGGTTCTTTGTAGACGAAGATACCGAGTATAAACATTAATGTCGGGCCTATATATTGAATGAATCCCATTAAAGATAATGGTATTCTACGTGCGCCTGCTGAGAAGCTGATAAGCGGTATAGCTGTGATGGCGCCTGAGAACACTAACCATAATGTCGGCATATTGAATCCGACTGATGATTGATGCGTTGTCCAAAGATAAATGATATATATTATCGCAGCAGGTGTAGTCACGATACATTCGTAAGTAATACTGCTGAGCGCGTCTATAGGTACTATTTTTTTCAATAGTCCATAGAATCCAAAGGATAATGCCAATAGTATTGATACGATTGGAAACTCCCCGATTCGGATAGTCATATATAATACGCCGATAACAGCAAGTATGATAGCCAACCATTCCATTTTATTAAAACGTTCTTTTAAAAAGATCATGGCCAAGACGATGCTGACTAAAGGATTAATATAGTAGCCTAAACTGGATTGTAATACATGATTATTATTGACAGCCCAAATAAAAGTCCCCCAATTAATCGTAATAATATAACCTGCTGCCGTCAGAGCTATCAGTTGTTTCATTGTTAATAATTTAATGCTATTTACAAATTGAGAGTATTTACCTATGGCAATGATTAAAACGACCATAAATATCATAGATAAGATGATTCTATAAGCAAGAATCTCAAATGGACCAATATCATTGAGTAATGACCAGTAAATAGGAAGAGTTCCCCATAAAATGTAGGCGATTAAGGAATAAATTACCCCACGCTTAAATTCTTGATTCAATTTTTATCCTCCTATTCAGTTGTATTTATTTTTTATTTGCCCAATATTGATAGTAAGTACATTCAATATAGCCATTGAATAATTTTCTGCGTTTTGTTGCTTTACGCTGAGTTAAAAATTCAAACTCTTTGTTGCTTGTTAAAATATATTCAGATAAGTTGGGATGTTCTTTCATTAACTTTCCAAGATAGCGATACATTTCTTCAACCTCATCACGATCACCAATACGTTCACCGTATGGCGGGTTACCAATTAAAGCAATAGGTTGATCGGTATGGATGTCTAAAGTATTGACATCTTTTACTTCGAAATGAATCATTTCACCTAAACCGACTTCATCTGCATTACGCTTTGCGATTTCAATCATCTCAGGATCGATATCATAAGAATAAACTTCTACTTCTTTGTCGTAATCAGCTTGTTGATCTGCTTCATCGCGTAATTGGTCATATAAACCATCTGGCATGATGTCCCATGATTCTGAGACAAAGCTTCGGTTAAAGCCAGGCGCAATGTTCTGAGCAATCAAACATGCTTCGATTGCAATTGTACCTGAACCGCAAAACGGGTCAATTAATGGCGTATTGCCGTTCCAGTTAGCCAAACGAATCATAGCTGCTGCTAAGGTTTCTTTAATTGGTGCCTCACCTTGCGCTAAACGATAGCCGCGTCTATTCAATCCTGAACCTGAAGTATCAATAGTTAATAACACTTGATCTTTGTGAATTGCGACTTCCACTGGATATTTAGCACCTGTTTCGTCTAACCATCCTTTGTGTGAATATGCATCTTTCAAGCGTTCTACAATTGCTTTTTTAACAATTGCTTGCACGTCTGGAACGCTATGCAAAGTAGATTTGACACTACGTCCTTGTACAGGAAAATTGCCGTCTACAGGGATAATTGTTTCCCAAGGTATACTTTTAGTTTGTTCAAACAGTGAATCAAATTCAGTTGCTTTAAAGCGCCCCATTACTAGACGAACTCTATCGGAAGTACGTAACCAGAGATTACTTTTAGCAATAGCTGTTTCATCACCTTCATAAAATATTCTGCCGTTTTCAACTTCTGTATCATAACCAAGTTCATTCACTTCTTTAGATACAACTGATTCTAAACCCATTGGGCAGACAGCTAATAATTGATACATGTGCGTTTTCCCTTCCTTCTCTATCTTGTTTACTTAACAATTGTAGCAGAGATTAACCTGTTTATGTGGAATGATTCCACTTTTTTAACTCAAATTAAAAAAGCTCTCCTGCACAGGAGAGCTAAACTAGCAATGATATCTCTATAAGCCATGTTCTGTACCTTAGTACTCATCACGTGCACTAGTATGCACTGGTACGCTGGTGGTAACCATCTGTCTGAAATACCGATTTATGCACGGTCATTTCCTTGTTTATACGTTGAATTCCGCTAAACAAGTGCTCCTACCAAATTTGGATTGCTCACTCGAGGGGTTTACCGCGTTCCACCTTTTACATTTCTGCAAAAGCTACGTCACTGTGGCACTTTCAAGCTATTTTAACCTTATCTTGAAGACTTAGGTTATTTCGCTGCCGTCATATTGCCTTGACTTATTGTTTCATCAAGCACGAACACTACAATCAATCTCAGATTGTGTGAGCATGGACTTTCCTCTATATCGCTATAGCGATTACCCGAAATATCACTCTTAAAATTATAACACGGTTGAAGTATCAAGGTAAAGGCAATCTTAAATAGATAAAGTATTCAGATTA
Coding sequences:
- the rarD gene encoding EamA family transporter RarD, which gives rise to MNQEFKRGVIYSLIAYILWGTLPIYWSLLNDIGPFEILAYRIILSMIFMVVLIIAIGKYSQFVNSIKLLTMKQLIALTAAGYIITINWGTFIWAVNNNHVLQSSLGYYINPLVSIVLAMIFLKERFNKMEWLAIILAVIGVLYMTIRIGEFPIVSILLALSFGFYGLLKKIVPIDALSSITYECIVTTPAAIIYIIYLWTTHQSSVGFNMPTLWLVFSGAITAIPLISFSAGARRIPLSLMGFIQYIGPTLMFILGIFVYKEPFNTNQLITFIFIWAGIIIYCISRYIQMKKDKNPAV
- a CDS encoding THUMP domain-containing class I SAM-dependent RNA methyltransferase, which codes for MYQLLAVCPMGLESVVSKEVNELGYDTEVENGRIFYEGDETAIAKSNLWLRTSDRVRLVMGRFKATEFDSLFEQTKSIPWETIIPVDGNFPVQGRSVKSTLHSVPDVQAIVKKAIVERLKDAYSHKGWLDETGAKYPVEVAIHKDQVLLTIDTSGSGLNRRGYRLAQGEAPIKETLAAAMIRLANWNGNTPLIDPFCGSGTIAIEACLIAQNIAPGFNRSFVSESWDIMPDGLYDQLRDEADQQADYDKEVEVYSYDIDPEMIEIAKRNADEVGLGEMIHFEVKDVNTLDIHTDQPIALIGNPPYGERIGDRDEVEEMYRYLGKLMKEHPNLSEYILTSNKEFEFLTQRKATKRRKLFNGYIECTYYQYWANKK